The Patagioenas fasciata isolate bPatFas1 chromosome 25, bPatFas1.hap1, whole genome shotgun sequence genome includes a region encoding these proteins:
- the LYPLA2 gene encoding acyl-protein thioesterase 2 isoform X2: MKMVMPSWFDLMGLTPDAPEDEAGIKKAAENIKAIIEHEMKNGIPPNRIILGGFSQGGALSLYTALTCQHQLAGIVALSCWLPLHKAFPQAANNGVNKDIAILQCHGEMDPMIPVRFGALTAEKLKSVVTPTKVQFKTYPGVMHSSCPQEMMAVKEFIEKLLPRI, from the exons ATGAAGATGGTTATGCCCTCATG GTTTGATCTGATGGGGTTGACTCCAGACGCACCCGAGGATGAAGCTGGGATCAAGAAAGCCGCAGAAAACA TTAAAGCGATTATCGAGCATGAGATGAAGAACGGGATCCCACCCAACCGCATCATCCTGGGGGGCTTCTCACAG GGCGGTGCCTTGTCGCTGTACACGGCTCTCACGTGCCAGCACCAGCTGGCCGGCATCGTGGCGCTCAGCTGCTGGCTCCCGCTGCACAAAGCCTTCCCGCAG GCGGCAAATAACGGCGTGAACAAGGACATCGCCATCCTGCAGTGCCATGGGGAGATGGATCCCATGATCCCCGTCCGCTTCGGGGCCCTCACTGCAGAGAAGCTGAAATCTGTCGTCACCCCCACCAAGGTCCAGTTCAAAACCTATCCCGGCGTGATGCACAGTTCCTGCCCTCAG GAGATGATGGCGGTGAAGGAATTCATTGAGAAGCTGTTGCCCCGGATCTAA
- the GALE gene encoding UDP-glucose 4-epimerase isoform X2, translated as MAEKILVTGGAGYIGSHCVLELVEAGYVPVVIDNFHNAIRGADALPESLRRVQQIVCQPVLFQELDITDGAALQELFSKHHFSAVIHLAGLKAVGESVQKPLEYYRVNLTGTIRLLETMKAHGVRNIVFSSSATVYGDPKYLPLDENHPVGGCTNPYGKSKYFIEEMIRDLCRAEKDWNAVLLRYFNPIGAHESGMIGEDPQGIPNNLMPYVAQVAVGRREFLSVFGNDYKTDDGTGVRDYIHVVDLAKGHIAALKKLKENCGCKIYNLGTGSGYSVLQMVQAMEKASGREIKYKITGRREGDVASCYADPALAQRELGWKAAFGLDKMCEDLWRWQLQNPTGFSKN; from the exons ATGGCAGAGAAGATCCTGGTGACCGGCGGCGCTGGCTACATCGGCAGTCACTGCGTGCTGGAGCTGGTGGAGGCTGGCTACGTTCCTGTGGTCATAGACAACTTCCACAATGCCATCCGAG gggcAGACGCGCTCCCCGAGAGCCTCCGGCGTGTGCAGCAGATCGTGTGCCAGCCCGTCCTCTTCCAGGAGCTGGATATCACCGACGGGGCAGCGCTGCAGGAGCTCTTCAGTAAG caccaTTTCTCAGCCGTGATACACCTGGCGGGGCTGAAGGCTGTGGGGGAGTCTGTGCAGAAGCCGCTGGAGTACTACAGGGTGAACCTCACCGGGACCATCCGGCTGCTGGAG accATGAAAGCCCACGGCGTGAGGAACATCGTGTTCAGCAGCTCTGCCACCGTCTACGGAGACCCCAAGTACCTGCCCCTGGATGAGAACCACCCGGTTGGAGGCTGCACCAACCCCTATGGCAAATCCAAGTACTTCATCGAGGAAATGATTCGCGATCTGTGCAGAGCAGAGAAG GACTGGAACGCTGTCCTCCTGCGCTATTTCAACCCGATTGGTGCCCATGAGTCAGGCATGATCGGAGAAGATCCTCAGGGGATCCCAAACAACCTCATGCCCTACGTGGCGCAG GTGGCTGTGGGACGCCGGGAATTCCTGAGCGTGTTCGGGAATGACTACAAGACAGACGATGGAACAG GCGTCAGGGATTACATCCACGTCGTGGATCTGGCCAAGGGCCATATTGCTGCTTTGAAGAAGCTCAAGGAGAACTGCGGCTGCAAG aTCTACAATCTGGGCACAGGCAGTGGCTACTCCGTCCTGCAGATGGTCCAGGCCATGGAGAAAGCCTCAGGGAGGGAG ATCAAGTACAAGATCACGGGCCGGCGGGAGGGGGACGTGGCGTCCTGCTATGCTGACCCAGCGCTGGCCCAGCGCGAGctgggctggaaagctgccttcgGCCTGGACAAGATGT GTGAGGATCTGTGGCGATGGCAGCTGCAGAATCCCACAGGCTTCAGCAAGAACTGA
- the GALE gene encoding UDP-glucose 4-epimerase isoform X1, producing the protein MGQRGAWQRRGRGARPGLKGAAPGAGAERVRRRERSGAAGAAARFPETGAFLQETMAEKILVTGGAGYIGSHCVLELVEAGYVPVVIDNFHNAIRGADALPESLRRVQQIVCQPVLFQELDITDGAALQELFSKHHFSAVIHLAGLKAVGESVQKPLEYYRVNLTGTIRLLETMKAHGVRNIVFSSSATVYGDPKYLPLDENHPVGGCTNPYGKSKYFIEEMIRDLCRAEKDWNAVLLRYFNPIGAHESGMIGEDPQGIPNNLMPYVAQVAVGRREFLSVFGNDYKTDDGTGVRDYIHVVDLAKGHIAALKKLKENCGCKIYNLGTGSGYSVLQMVQAMEKASGREIKYKITGRREGDVASCYADPALAQRELGWKAAFGLDKMCEDLWRWQLQNPTGFSKN; encoded by the exons ATGGGACAGCGGGGCGCGTggcagcggcgggggcggggAGCGCGGCCGGGCCTTAAAGGGGCCGCACCCGGCGCGGGAGCAGAGCGGGTGCGGCGGcgcgagcggagcggagcggcgg GAGCTGCTGCTCGTTTCCCAGAGACAGGCGCTTTCTTGCAG GAAACCATGGCAGAGAAGATCCTGGTGACCGGCGGCGCTGGCTACATCGGCAGTCACTGCGTGCTGGAGCTGGTGGAGGCTGGCTACGTTCCTGTGGTCATAGACAACTTCCACAATGCCATCCGAG gggcAGACGCGCTCCCCGAGAGCCTCCGGCGTGTGCAGCAGATCGTGTGCCAGCCCGTCCTCTTCCAGGAGCTGGATATCACCGACGGGGCAGCGCTGCAGGAGCTCTTCAGTAAG caccaTTTCTCAGCCGTGATACACCTGGCGGGGCTGAAGGCTGTGGGGGAGTCTGTGCAGAAGCCGCTGGAGTACTACAGGGTGAACCTCACCGGGACCATCCGGCTGCTGGAG accATGAAAGCCCACGGCGTGAGGAACATCGTGTTCAGCAGCTCTGCCACCGTCTACGGAGACCCCAAGTACCTGCCCCTGGATGAGAACCACCCGGTTGGAGGCTGCACCAACCCCTATGGCAAATCCAAGTACTTCATCGAGGAAATGATTCGCGATCTGTGCAGAGCAGAGAAG GACTGGAACGCTGTCCTCCTGCGCTATTTCAACCCGATTGGTGCCCATGAGTCAGGCATGATCGGAGAAGATCCTCAGGGGATCCCAAACAACCTCATGCCCTACGTGGCGCAG GTGGCTGTGGGACGCCGGGAATTCCTGAGCGTGTTCGGGAATGACTACAAGACAGACGATGGAACAG GCGTCAGGGATTACATCCACGTCGTGGATCTGGCCAAGGGCCATATTGCTGCTTTGAAGAAGCTCAAGGAGAACTGCGGCTGCAAG aTCTACAATCTGGGCACAGGCAGTGGCTACTCCGTCCTGCAGATGGTCCAGGCCATGGAGAAAGCCTCAGGGAGGGAG ATCAAGTACAAGATCACGGGCCGGCGGGAGGGGGACGTGGCGTCCTGCTATGCTGACCCAGCGCTGGCCCAGCGCGAGctgggctggaaagctgccttcgGCCTGGACAAGATGT GTGAGGATCTGTGGCGATGGCAGCTGCAGAATCCCACAGGCTTCAGCAAGAACTGA
- the HMGCL gene encoding hydroxymethylglutaryl-CoA lyase, mitochondrial isoform X1 → MPQCATAALPRDGPRGQVSGAAAAGALPKRVKVVEVGPRDGLQNEKNVVPTPVKINLINMLSETGLQVIEATSFVSPKWVPQMADHTEVMQGINKLPGVSYPVLTPNLKGFQAAVAAGAKEVSIFGAASELFTKKNINCSIEESLERFSEVMTAARAASVPVRGYVSCVLGCPYEGKISAAKVAEVSKKMYSMGCYEISLGDTIGIGTPGSMREMLTAVMKEVPVGALAVHCHDTYGQALANILVALQMGVSVVDASVAGLGGCPYAQGASGNVATEDLVYMLNGLGIHTGVDLQKLMDTGTFICNALNRRTNSKVSQASCRL, encoded by the exons ATGCCACAGTGTGCCACAGCAGCACTGCCGCGGGACGGCCCGCGGGGACAG GtgagcggcgcggcggcggccggaGCGCTCCCGAAGCGGGTGAAGGTGGTGGAGGTGGGGCCGCGGGACGGGCTCCAGAACGAGAAG aaTGTTGTACCAACACCGGTGAAAATCAATTTAATCAATATGCTGTCAGAGACGGGGCTGCAGGTTATAGAGGCCACCAGCTTTGTTTCCCCCAAGTGGGTTCCTCAG ATGGCTGACCACACTGAAGTCATGCAAGGGATTAATAAATTACCTGGTGTCAGTTATCCTGTGCTGACCCCCAATCTGAAAGGATTTCAGGCGGCG GTGGCAGCGGGGGCCAAAGAAGTGTCGATCTTTGGAGCAGCATCCGAGCTCTTCACCAAGAAGAACATCAACTGCTCCATAGAGGAGAGTCTGGAGCGGTTCAGTGAAGTGATGACGGCAGCGAGAGCAGCCAGCGTTCCTGTGCGGGG aTACGTTTCCTGTGTCCTTGGATGTCCCTATGAGGGGAAGATTTCTGCAGCTAAAGTTGCAGAG GTCTCGAAGAAGATGTACTCGATGGGGTGCTACGAGATTTCCCTCGGGGACACCATCGGCATTGGGACCCCGGGGAGCATGAGGGAGATGCTGACAGCGGTGATGAAAGAGGTGCCGGTTGGGGCTCTTGCTGTTCACTGTCACGACACCTATGGACAGGCTCTTGCCAACATCTTGGTAGCGCTTCAG ATGGGTGTGAGCGTGGTGGATGCGTCCGTCGCTGGCCTTGGGGGCTGCCCCTACGCCCAGGGAGCTTCTGGAAACGTCGCTACGGAGGACTTGGTGTACATGCTGAACGGCCTGGGCATCCACACG GGTGTGGACCTGCAGAAGCTGATGGACACGGGCACGTTCATTTGCAACGCTCTCAACAGACGCACCAATTCCAAAGTGTCGCAGGCGTCGTGCAGACTGTGA
- the HMGCL gene encoding hydroxymethylglutaryl-CoA lyase, mitochondrial isoform X2, with protein MAAARQLLPRWAVSLRPVSGAAAAGALPKRVKVVEVGPRDGLQNEKNVVPTPVKINLINMLSETGLQVIEATSFVSPKWVPQMADHTEVMQGINKLPGVSYPVLTPNLKGFQAAVAAGAKEVSIFGAASELFTKKNINCSIEESLERFSEVMTAARAASVPVRGYVSCVLGCPYEGKISAAKVAEVSKKMYSMGCYEISLGDTIGIGTPGSMREMLTAVMKEVPVGALAVHCHDTYGQALANILVALQMGVSVVDASVAGLGGCPYAQGASGNVATEDLVYMLNGLGIHTGVDLQKLMDTGTFICNALNRRTNSKVSQASCRL; from the exons ATGGCGGCGGCGCGGCAGCTGCTCCCGCGCTGGGCGGTGTCGCTGCGGccg GtgagcggcgcggcggcggccggaGCGCTCCCGAAGCGGGTGAAGGTGGTGGAGGTGGGGCCGCGGGACGGGCTCCAGAACGAGAAG aaTGTTGTACCAACACCGGTGAAAATCAATTTAATCAATATGCTGTCAGAGACGGGGCTGCAGGTTATAGAGGCCACCAGCTTTGTTTCCCCCAAGTGGGTTCCTCAG ATGGCTGACCACACTGAAGTCATGCAAGGGATTAATAAATTACCTGGTGTCAGTTATCCTGTGCTGACCCCCAATCTGAAAGGATTTCAGGCGGCG GTGGCAGCGGGGGCCAAAGAAGTGTCGATCTTTGGAGCAGCATCCGAGCTCTTCACCAAGAAGAACATCAACTGCTCCATAGAGGAGAGTCTGGAGCGGTTCAGTGAAGTGATGACGGCAGCGAGAGCAGCCAGCGTTCCTGTGCGGGG aTACGTTTCCTGTGTCCTTGGATGTCCCTATGAGGGGAAGATTTCTGCAGCTAAAGTTGCAGAG GTCTCGAAGAAGATGTACTCGATGGGGTGCTACGAGATTTCCCTCGGGGACACCATCGGCATTGGGACCCCGGGGAGCATGAGGGAGATGCTGACAGCGGTGATGAAAGAGGTGCCGGTTGGGGCTCTTGCTGTTCACTGTCACGACACCTATGGACAGGCTCTTGCCAACATCTTGGTAGCGCTTCAG ATGGGTGTGAGCGTGGTGGATGCGTCCGTCGCTGGCCTTGGGGGCTGCCCCTACGCCCAGGGAGCTTCTGGAAACGTCGCTACGGAGGACTTGGTGTACATGCTGAACGGCCTGGGCATCCACACG GGTGTGGACCTGCAGAAGCTGATGGACACGGGCACGTTCATTTGCAACGCTCTCAACAGACGCACCAATTCCAAAGTGTCGCAGGCGTCGTGCAGACTGTGA